A stretch of the Inquilinus sp. KBS0705 genome encodes the following:
- a CDS encoding SUMF1/EgtB/PvdOfamily nonheme iron enzyme → MKQLYFLIAICAVTGLAGCGIGGGGGNNGEVVGVKQRSFRATTPLNMVYIKGGTFLMGQTDQDVTFAQTSQTKQVTIPPFFMDETEISNSKYKQFVFWVRDSIAITNYLNDQKYYMQPKKGAAADASGKKYINWKYVAKNPVFSTKGKGSAGNAQKLQGLYYQGDDRVFDRNELDIRLLKYNYSLMSQRDASNYRNDKTKRRSDFIIRDTVGVYPDTLVWLNDFSYAANEPMVEGYFSHPAYRNYPVVGVTWRQARAFTVWRTRLSDGAKDARGLPHNLPFQLPNDGEFEYAARGGRIGTDYPWGGPYIKNAKGCLMANFKPGRGNYTDDGGAYTVNVRSYFPNDYGLYNMAGNVAEWTSSAYDESASTFVHDLSPSFDYEAKASDPAVLKRKVVRGGSWKDIGYFLQNSTRTYEYQDTAKSYIGFRCVTPYIGRDIKDKR, encoded by the coding sequence ATGAAACAACTTTACTTTTTGATAGCGATTTGTGCTGTTACAGGATTAGCCGGTTGCGGAATCGGAGGCGGCGGCGGAAACAACGGCGAGGTGGTAGGTGTTAAGCAACGCTCGTTTAGGGCAACTACCCCTTTAAACATGGTTTACATTAAAGGGGGTACCTTTTTAATGGGCCAAACAGATCAGGATGTTACTTTTGCGCAAACCTCGCAAACCAAGCAGGTAACCATTCCTCCATTTTTTATGGATGAGACTGAAATATCAAACAGCAAATACAAGCAGTTTGTATTTTGGGTGCGCGATTCTATTGCAATTACCAATTACCTTAACGATCAAAAATATTACATGCAGCCTAAAAAAGGCGCCGCAGCCGACGCGTCGGGCAAAAAATATATCAACTGGAAATATGTAGCCAAAAATCCTGTATTCAGCACCAAGGGCAAAGGTTCTGCTGGTAATGCGCAAAAATTACAAGGCTTATATTACCAGGGCGATGACCGTGTGTTTGACCGTAACGAGTTAGATATCCGTTTATTAAAATACAACTACTCGTTAATGTCGCAGCGCGATGCATCAAACTATCGTAACGATAAAACCAAACGCAGATCAGATTTCATCATCCGCGATACAGTAGGTGTTTACCCTGATACACTGGTTTGGTTAAACGATTTTTCGTATGCGGCCAACGAGCCTATGGTTGAGGGTTATTTCTCTCACCCGGCATACCGTAACTACCCTGTTGTGGGTGTTACCTGGCGCCAGGCAAGGGCCTTTACCGTATGGCGTACCCGCTTAAGCGATGGCGCTAAAGATGCACGTGGCTTACCGCACAACCTGCCTTTTCAGTTACCTAACGATGGCGAATTTGAATATGCTGCACGTGGCGGCCGTATTGGTACCGATTACCCATGGGGTGGCCCTTACATTAAAAACGCTAAAGGTTGCTTAATGGCCAATTTTAAACCGGGCCGTGGTAACTATACCGACGACGGCGGCGCTTATACTGTAAACGTACGCTCGTATTTCCCTAACGATTATGGCTTGTATAACATGGCCGGTAACGTTGCCGAGTGGACATCATCAGCTTATGACGAGTCGGCATCTACTTTTGTGCATGACCTATCGCCATCATTTGATTATGAAGCTAAAGCAAGCGACCCTGCAGTTTTAAAACGCAAGGTGGTACGCGGCGGTTCGTGGAAAGATATAGGCTACTTTTTACAAAATTCAACCCGGACTTACGAGTACCAGGATACTGCAAAATCATACATAGGCTTCCGTTGTGTTACCCCTTACATCGGCCGCGATATCAAAGACAAGCGCTAA
- the gldL gene encoding gliding motility protein GldL: MAGKKKPYGIGNVVSWGATVVIIGLMFKILHLPGSTYWIAIGLSTEAFLFFLLGFQREEKEIDWVRAYPELSEDFSGELPKASARPVASATGFSNTAALDKMLEDAKIGPELIGSLGEGLRTFGDKVNAISKVADAGEATIAFTNKVKQATASYDNLSASFEKASANLAEMANTNVDSKAYHDQVTNLAKNLSSLNAVYELELQDSSAHLKAMNSFYKNLSLTMNNFNESLDDSKQFKEEVGRLAKNLASLNSVYGNMLTAMNQPRG, translated from the coding sequence ATGGCTGGGAAGAAGAAACCTTACGGAATTGGTAACGTAGTATCATGGGGTGCAACAGTGGTGATCATCGGTTTGATGTTCAAAATTTTGCATTTACCTGGCTCAACTTACTGGATTGCTATTGGGTTAAGTACTGAAGCATTCCTATTTTTCTTATTAGGATTTCAACGGGAAGAGAAGGAGATTGACTGGGTACGTGCGTACCCAGAATTGAGTGAAGATTTTAGCGGCGAATTGCCCAAGGCATCGGCAAGACCTGTTGCATCAGCAACCGGTTTTTCAAATACAGCGGCTTTAGATAAAATGCTGGAAGATGCCAAAATTGGCCCTGAACTGATAGGCAGCTTAGGCGAAGGCTTACGCACTTTTGGCGATAAGGTTAACGCGATATCAAAGGTAGCTGATGCAGGCGAAGCTACAATTGCTTTTACCAACAAGGTAAAGCAGGCTACTGCCAGCTACGATAACCTGAGCGCATCTTTTGAAAAAGCATCGGCAAATCTGGCTGAAATGGCTAATACCAATGTTGATTCAAAAGCATATCATGACCAGGTAACTAATTTGGCTAAAAATCTTTCGTCGCTAAACGCGGTTTACGAATTGGAACTACAGGATTCGAGCGCGCATTTAAAAGCGATGAACAGTTTTTATAAAAACCTGTCGTTAACCATGAATAACTTTAACGAGTCGTTAGACGATTCGAAACAGTTTAAAGAGGAAGTAGGCCGTTTGGCTAAAAACCTGGCTTCGCTTAACTCGGTTTATGGCAACATGTTAACAGCAATGAATCAGCCCCGGGGGTAA